A single genomic interval of Lucilia cuprina isolate Lc7/37 chromosome 2, ASM2204524v1, whole genome shotgun sequence harbors:
- the LOC111691204 gene encoding cytochrome b-c1 complex subunit Rieske, mitochondrial isoform X2, with amino-acid sequence MINAVSRAYLRASTQAVPNGLKPAVLSAAQALQQVRLAHTDLQAPDFSPYRRESVQTASRKNTNSEERKAFSYMLVGAGAVGGAYAAKGLVTAFVSSMSATADVLAMAKIEIKLADIPEGKSVTFKWRGKPLFIRHRTAGEISTERNVPTATLRDPEADDQRVIKPEWLVVIGVCTHLGCVPIANAGDFGGYYCPCHGSHYDASGRIRKGPAPLNLEVPTHSFPDEGTLVVG; translated from the exons atgATTAACGCCGTGTCGCGTGCTTATTTACGTGCTAGCACACAAGCTGTACCCAATGGTTTGAAACCTGCCGTCCTCAGTGCGGCTCAGG CCCTTCAACAAGTTCGTTTGGCCCACACCGATTTGCAGGCCCCTGACTTCTCGCCCTACCGTCGTGAGTCGGTCCAAACTGCCAGCCGTAAAAATACCAATTCCGAAGAACGCAAAGCCTTCTCTTATATGTTGGTAGGTGCTGGTGCTGTCGGTGGTGCTTATGCCGCTAAGGGTTTAGTTACTGCTTTCGTCAGCTCCATGAGCGCTACTGCTGATGTTTTGGCTATGGCCAAGATTGAAATCAAATTGGCTGATATTCCCGAAGGCAAGTCAGTCACTTTCAAATGGCGTGGTAAACCATTGTTCATTCGCCATCGTACCGCTGGAGAAATCAGCACCGAACGTAATGTACCCACTGCTACGTTGCGTGATCCTGAAGCTGATGAT CAACGTGTCATTAAGCCTGAATGGTTAGTTGTCATTGGTGTCTGCACACATTTGGGTTGTGTACCAATTGCAAATGCTGGTGATTTTGGTGGCTACTATTGCCCTTGCCACGGTTCTCACTACGATGCTTCCGGTCGTATACGTAAAGGTCCCGCTCCCTTGAACTTGGAAGTACCAACACACAGCTTCCCCGATGAGGGTACATTGGTTGTAGGTTAA
- the LOC111691204 gene encoding cytochrome b-c1 complex subunit Rieske, mitochondrial isoform X1 — MINAVSRAYLRASTQAVPNGLKPAVLSAAQGKKVVVPTNTDKNAPCGNTKAVTGLQTLQQVRLAHTDLQAPDFSPYRRESVQTASRKNTNSEERKAFSYMLVGAGAVGGAYAAKGLVTAFVSSMSATADVLAMAKIEIKLADIPEGKSVTFKWRGKPLFIRHRTAGEISTERNVPTATLRDPEADDQRVIKPEWLVVIGVCTHLGCVPIANAGDFGGYYCPCHGSHYDASGRIRKGPAPLNLEVPTHSFPDEGTLVVG, encoded by the exons atgATTAACGCCGTGTCGCGTGCTTATTTACGTGCTAGCACACAAGCTGTACCCAATGGTTTGAAACCTGCCGTCCTCAGTGCGGCTCAGGGTAAGAAAGTTGTGGTGCCCACCAACACGGATAAAAATGCTCCTTGCGGCAATACCAAAGCTGTGACAGGATTACAAA CCCTTCAACAAGTTCGTTTGGCCCACACCGATTTGCAGGCCCCTGACTTCTCGCCCTACCGTCGTGAGTCGGTCCAAACTGCCAGCCGTAAAAATACCAATTCCGAAGAACGCAAAGCCTTCTCTTATATGTTGGTAGGTGCTGGTGCTGTCGGTGGTGCTTATGCCGCTAAGGGTTTAGTTACTGCTTTCGTCAGCTCCATGAGCGCTACTGCTGATGTTTTGGCTATGGCCAAGATTGAAATCAAATTGGCTGATATTCCCGAAGGCAAGTCAGTCACTTTCAAATGGCGTGGTAAACCATTGTTCATTCGCCATCGTACCGCTGGAGAAATCAGCACCGAACGTAATGTACCCACTGCTACGTTGCGTGATCCTGAAGCTGATGAT CAACGTGTCATTAAGCCTGAATGGTTAGTTGTCATTGGTGTCTGCACACATTTGGGTTGTGTACCAATTGCAAATGCTGGTGATTTTGGTGGCTACTATTGCCCTTGCCACGGTTCTCACTACGATGCTTCCGGTCGTATACGTAAAGGTCCCGCTCCCTTGAACTTGGAAGTACCAACACACAGCTTCCCCGATGAGGGTACATTGGTTGTAGGTTAA